A stretch of Equus caballus isolate H_3958 breed thoroughbred chromosome 11, TB-T2T, whole genome shotgun sequence DNA encodes these proteins:
- the PHB1 gene encoding prohibitin 1 — protein sequence MAAKVFESIGKFGLALAIAGGVVNSALYNVDAGHRAVIFDRFRGVQDIVVGEGTHFLIPWVQKPIIFDCRSRPRNVPVITGSKDLQNVNITLRILFRPVASQLPRIFTSIGEDYDERVLPSITTEILKSVVARFDAGELITQRELVSRQVSDDLTERAATFGLILDDVSLTHLTFGKEFTEAVEAKQVAQQEAERARFVVEKAEQQKKAAIISAEGDSKAAELIANSLATAGDGLIELRKLEAAEDIAYQLSRSRNITYLPSGQSVLLQLPQ from the exons ATGGCTGCCAAAGTGTTTGAGTCCATCGGCAAGTTCGGCCTGGCCTTAGCCATTGCGGGAGGCGTGGTGAACTCTGCTTTGTACAATG TTgatgctgggcacagagctgTCATCTTTGACCGGTTCCGTGGAGTGCAAGACATTGTGGTAGGGGAAGGGACTCACTTTCTCATCCCTTGGGTACAGAAACCAATTATCTTTGACTGCCGCTCTCGACCACGTAACGTGCCAGTAATCACTGGTAGCAAAG ATTTACAGAATGTCAACATCACCCTGCGCATCCTTTTCCGGCCAGTTGCTAGCCAGCTTCCCCGCATCTTCACCAGCATCGGAGAGGACTATGACGAGCGCGTGCTGCCATCCATCACTACAGAGATCCTCAAGTCAGTGGTG GCTCGCTTTGATGCTGGAGAACTCATCACCCAGAGAGAGCTGGTCTCCAGGCAGGTGAGCGATGACCTTACGGAGCGAGCAGCAACCTTTGGGCTCATCCTGGATGACGTGTCCTTG ACACATCTGACCTTCGGGAAGGAGTTCACAGAAGCGGTAGAAGCCAAACAGGTGGCTCAGCAGGAAGCGGAGAGGGCCAGATTTGTGGTGGAGAAG GCTGAGCAGCAGAAGAAGGCGGCCATCATCTCTGCTGAGGGTGACTCCAAGGCAGCCGAGCTGATCGCCAACTCGCTCGCCACTGCGGGCGACGGCCTGATCGAGCTGCGCAAGCTGGAAGCCGCCGAGGACATCGCGTACCAGCTGTCGCGCTCTCGGAACATCACCTACCTGCCTTCCGGGCAGTCAGTGCTCCTCCAGCTGCCCCAGTGA